The genomic segment CCCCCGAAGAACTCAAGCAGAGTATTTCCTTCACACTTTCCCAGATTGCTGAAAACAAAGGGATTACACTGAAAGCAAATATCCTTGAGATTCAGTTCAAGGAACTGATTGCCGGGCTGTATAAAAAAAACAGCACAAGTGTTGCTGTTCTTATTGACGAATATGACAAGCGGCTCATTGACCATATAGGCAAAGGGGAAAAAGGACTTGAGACTGCAAAGGCAAACAGGGAAATTTTGAGAAATTTTTTTGGAGTACTCAAGGATGCTGCAATTTCTCCGATGCTGGGTTTTGTCTTTCTCACAGGGGTTTCAACTTTCACTAAAGTTTCTATTTTCTCTGAATTGAATAATCTCAATGATATTTCAATGCATGAACGCTATGCTGACCTGCTTGGTTATACCCAGCATGAAATGGAAACCTGTTTTGACAGATATATAAAATCTTTGTCTGAAAAATTTGAATGGTCATCAGATAAAATCATTGAACAATTAGCCATGCACTATAATGGTTATCGTTTTTCAAAAAAAGATACTCGAGTCTATAACCCTTTTTCTGTTCTTAAATCGTTTCATAATTCGGATTTTCAAGATTACTGGTTTGAAACTGCAACCCCTGTATTTTTAATCAATCTTTTAAAGCAATTACAATATGATTTCCCGAAATTAGAAGGGCTGGAAGTAAGTAAATATATTTTTTCCACATTTGACATTGAGCGTTTAAACCCTGAAGCACTGCTTTTTCAAACCGGTTATCTTACTATCAAAGATGTCCAGGATAATATTTACACCCTTGACTATCCTAATCAGGAGGTGAAAACCTCATTTCTTGAGTTGCTGCTCCGCTCAATGACCCGTGGAATTGATCTTAAAGAAAAATCCAGATTTTTAAAACTTGCCGGGTATTTGAAAAAAGAAGATTTTGATTCATTTTTTGAAACTATATCAGCTATATTTGCATCCATACCATATGATATTGAAACCAAAAGAGACGAAGCCTATTTTCATACCCTTTTTTATCTGATAGTTTCCGCATCCGGCGCAGACGTGTTAAGCAGTGTGCTGACAAACAGGGGCAGAATAGATATGGCGGTAATTTTTTCTGATAAAGTGTATATTATTGAATTTAAATGTAATCAGGATGCGGATACTGCCATTGACCAGATTAAGGAAAAAGGATATGCTGAAAAATATGTTCAAACTGGAAAACGCATTTTGCTTATGGGTATTAATTTTGATACGGAAAAACGAAATATATCAGACTGGAAGTTAAGAACATTATAAGCAGATAATCCTGTAAACTCACTGCTTCAAAAAAATGTATAAAAGAAGCTATATGTGGGCATTTTTTATCAATATCCCTTTGGAAGAAAATTTCTACAGTACAGATCAAATCACAGAAATAACAAAAACTTTTGGTATAAAAGTTGTCCAGCGGAAATTTGATAACTGGGCAAGCAATCTTACAGTCTATATATGAATCTATATTTCTTGCTTTAAAAAAGGAAATAACATGAAACAAAATGTATTAATCATTGGCGGGGCCGGATATATTGGGTCTCATGTTTGTAAATATCTGGCTCAAAAAGGGCATCATCCCGTAGTTTTGGATAATCTTGTATATGGTCATGGCAATGCAGTTAAATGGGGGCCTTTAATAAAAGGCAATGCAGGTGATACTGAAATTCTGAATAAATTATTTTCAGATTATAAATTTTCCGGGGTAATGCATTTTGCTGCATTTGCATATGTTGGTGAATCTGTGAAAGACCCTGCCAGGTATTACCGTAATAACGTATGTGAAACCATAAATCTTCTTGATGCCT from the Desulfonema limicola genome contains:
- a CDS encoding ATP-binding protein, giving the protein MLPPKLPIGIQSFETMREQDYLYVDKTEHVFRMVSEGMFYFLARPRRFGKSLLVSVLKCLFQGRRELFKGLWIDRHGKWEWKPHPVLVIDFSGIPGSTPEELKQSISFTLSQIAENKGITLKANILEIQFKELIAGLYKKNSTSVAVLIDEYDKRLIDHIGKGEKGLETAKANREILRNFFGVLKDAAISPMLGFVFLTGVSTFTKVSIFSELNNLNDISMHERYADLLGYTQHEMETCFDRYIKSLSEKFEWSSDKIIEQLAMHYNGYRFSKKDTRVYNPFSVLKSFHNSDFQDYWFETATPVFLINLLKQLQYDFPKLEGLEVSKYIFSTFDIERLNPEALLFQTGYLTIKDVQDNIYTLDYPNQEVKTSFLELLLRSMTRGIDLKEKSRFLKLAGYLKKEDFDSFFETISAIFASIPYDIETKRDEAYFHTLFYLIVSASGADVLSSVLTNRGRIDMAVIFSDKVYIIEFKCNQDADTAIDQIKEKGYAEKYVQTGKRILLMGINFDTEKRNISDWKLRTL